A single Candidatus Aminicenantes bacterium DNA region contains:
- the rpmB gene encoding 50S ribosomal protein L28 has translation MSKVCEICGKRPVTGNNVSHSHKLTKRRWLPNLQAVRVDVDGKTRRMRVCTSCIRSGRVRKAV, from the coding sequence TTGTCGAAAGTATGCGAAATCTGTGGAAAACGCCCGGTTACAGGCAACAACGTAAGCCACTCCCATAAACTCACCAAACGCCGCTGGCTGCCGAACCTTCAGGCCGTTCGCGTGGACGTGGACGGCAAAACCCGGCGCATGCGCGTGTGCACCTCTTGCATCCGTTCGGGGCGAGTGCGCAAAGCCGTCTAA
- a CDS encoding TIGR00725 family protein, giving the protein MSEITRPTRIALKTSLFRNSFRVAVIGGGTAGEEILALAEKMGRLIATSGYLLVCGGLGGVMEAASRGAKSCGGTVLGILPGSVRSEANPWVDIAITTGLGHLRNALVVGNADVVVAIDGRHGTLSEIAHARIQKIPVFGLRTWNLPQVQLLDNPEQVITQIRKYLEA; this is encoded by the coding sequence ATGAGCGAAATCACCCGTCCGACCCGGATTGCTCTCAAAACATCTCTCTTTCGCAATTCTTTTCGCGTGGCTGTAATCGGTGGCGGTACCGCCGGCGAAGAAATCCTGGCGTTGGCCGAAAAAATGGGCCGTCTGATCGCAACCAGTGGTTATTTGCTGGTGTGCGGAGGTCTGGGCGGAGTCATGGAAGCCGCATCCAGGGGGGCGAAGTCCTGCGGCGGCACCGTACTGGGGATCCTGCCGGGCTCGGTTCGATCCGAAGCCAACCCCTGGGTGGATATCGCGATCACCACGGGATTGGGTCATCTGCGCAACGCCCTGGTGGTTGGCAATGCCGATGTCGTGGTGGCAATAGACGGCCGGCACGGAACCCTGTCCGAGATCGCCCACGCCCGTATTCAGAAAATTCCAGTCTTTGGACTCCGCACCTGGAACCTTCCACAGGTTCAACTTCTGGATAACCCGGAACAGGTAATCACGCAAATTCGCAAGTACCTTGAAGCCTGA
- the truA gene encoding tRNA pseudouridine(38-40) synthase TruA, giving the protein MKPENYRVTLEFDGTSYSGWQYQNPETPTIQREIMRVLQVIAKKRVVVTGSSRTDAGVHSRGLVANFHLPVRIQPDSLQLAMNALLPRDIRVSTCERAHPKFNARFGACSKTYEYRIFRGRTLSPFDCRWVTHIPQPLDIRAMKRALRHFKGSKDYSSFTSDTEKKNRVRTINRISLKKRGDTLILTVTGPAFLRYMVRNIAGTLIDVGRGKIEAADIPAIFAARDRRRSGRTAPARGLTLQRVDY; this is encoded by the coding sequence TTGAAGCCTGAAAACTATCGCGTCACCCTGGAATTTGACGGCACCAGCTATTCCGGCTGGCAATACCAGAACCCGGAAACTCCTACCATTCAAAGAGAAATCATGCGCGTCCTGCAGGTGATCGCCAAGAAACGCGTGGTAGTCACCGGAAGCAGCCGCACCGACGCGGGTGTGCATTCACGGGGACTGGTGGCCAATTTTCACCTCCCGGTCCGTATCCAGCCGGACTCATTGCAATTGGCCATGAACGCCTTATTGCCCAGAGACATTCGCGTTTCCACCTGTGAACGTGCCCACCCCAAATTCAACGCCCGCTTCGGCGCGTGCAGCAAAACCTATGAATACCGCATCTTTCGCGGCCGCACGCTTTCGCCCTTTGATTGCCGCTGGGTGACCCACATTCCCCAACCCCTGGATATTCGGGCCATGAAACGAGCCCTGCGTCATTTCAAAGGTTCGAAAGACTACTCCTCTTTCACTTCGGACACAGAGAAAAAAAACCGGGTGCGAACCATCAACCGCATCAGCCTGAAAAAACGGGGTGATACCCTGATCCTCACCGTAACCGGCCCCGCATTCCTGCGATACATGGTTCGCAACATTGCCGGCACGCTGATCGACGTGGGCCGGGGAAAGATCGAAGCCGCGGACATCCCGGCAATTTTTGCCGCCAGAGACCGGCGGCGCTCCGGCCGGACTGCCCCCGCCCGGGGGCTGACCCTTCAGCGCGTAGACTACTGA
- the thpR gene encoding RNA 2',3'-cyclic phosphodiesterase: protein MRVFIGIKPEGEFLNQLEAAVAPLRREFPGLNWVPSRNRHLTLRFLGEITDKVLNALCGRLDAFPPRVDPFSIQIDRLGGFSGRSGLRVVWAGIQSSFRLEKLKNWLEKQLGDMGIAAEDRPFHAHITLARISKPLTDPTLPQKLHQARLPDLTFPVATVHLFQSRLSANGPLYSILKEVPLEHA, encoded by the coding sequence ATGCGCGTGTTTATCGGGATCAAGCCCGAAGGGGAGTTTTTAAACCAACTGGAAGCGGCTGTCGCCCCCCTGCGCCGAGAATTTCCCGGCTTGAATTGGGTCCCATCCCGGAACCGCCACTTGACCCTGCGCTTTCTCGGTGAGATAACCGACAAAGTGCTGAATGCGCTATGCGGACGCCTGGATGCCTTTCCGCCGCGGGTGGATCCATTCTCCATTCAAATCGACCGGTTGGGCGGATTTTCCGGCAGATCCGGCCTGCGTGTTGTCTGGGCGGGTATCCAGTCTTCTTTCCGCCTGGAAAAGCTGAAGAACTGGCTGGAGAAACAACTGGGCGATATGGGAATTGCCGCTGAGGATCGCCCATTTCATGCCCACATCACCCTGGCCCGCATCAGCAAACCCCTTACCGACCCGACTCTGCCACAAAAACTTCACCAAGCACGCCTGCCGGACTTGACTTTCCCGGTCGCTACCGTCCACCTGTTTCAAAGTCGCCTCTCCGCCAACGGACCACTCTACTCGATTCTAAAGGAGGTACCCCTTGAGCACGCATGA
- the plsY gene encoding glycerol-3-phosphate 1-O-acyltransferase, which translates to MSTHEWTFLLSSLLLGSVPFGYLLCILITRRDIRKEGSGNIGATNVLRTLGPLGGAATLLLDILKGALPVLYGLHHFYSPYLVLAGGAAAILGHMYSPFLKFRGGKGVSTFLGVFAVLHPWSAVLFLAGFFAVFYFTRLASAASLTGVGVVFFSHLVTRVPMISMIVLSLVVLIFLRHRHNINAIIRGTERRLQLGKSTHE; encoded by the coding sequence TTGAGCACGCATGAGTGGACTTTTCTTTTATCTTCTTTGCTGCTTGGATCCGTACCTTTCGGCTACCTCCTGTGTATTCTGATCACGCGGCGTGACATCCGCAAGGAAGGCAGCGGCAACATCGGCGCCACCAATGTGTTGCGCACACTCGGACCGCTGGGCGGCGCGGCCACATTGCTGTTGGACATTCTCAAAGGCGCCTTACCGGTTTTGTACGGCCTTCATCATTTCTACAGTCCCTACCTGGTGTTGGCAGGCGGAGCCGCCGCCATTCTCGGTCACATGTATTCTCCATTTCTGAAGTTTCGCGGTGGCAAGGGCGTATCGACATTCCTGGGTGTTTTTGCCGTGCTTCACCCGTGGTCGGCCGTACTGTTCTTGGCGGGATTCTTTGCTGTTTTTTACTTTACGCGCCTGGCATCCGCCGCCTCTCTGACCGGTGTCGGTGTCGTTTTCTTTAGCCATCTGGTTACTCGGGTACCGATGATTTCCATGATTGTACTCTCTCTGGTTGTCTTGATCTTTCTTCGCCACCGCCACAACATCAATGCCATTATCCGGGGAACGGAACGGCGGCTCCAATTGGGGAAATCCACACATGAATAA
- a CDS encoding NAD(P)-dependent glycerol-3-phosphate dehydrogenase — translation MPLSGERNGGSNWGNPHMNKILVVGAGSWGTAFADYLARTLGPVRIWVREEEVLRSIRENKENTRFLAGFPLSRNLVAVDDLETEAANADILVHAVPSKFSRGIFERLRAVFDHQVIVNLSKGFEASSLMTLSQLARDVMGDRIISQWVTISGPSFARELAQHHPTAVVAVSHIDTLLEDIQQSFSSPHLRIYRNTDLAGIEVAASMKNVMAIASGIIHGSGYGYNTTASLITRATVEIARLGGRLGGRKETFWGLAGIGDLMLTCFGPLSRNFQLGVQVASGRSLNEIEDEMVMIAEGVETTRAAYNLAKRLEIEMPITEKVYEVLFQNKNPRSALQELMQRRLKPE, via the coding sequence ATGCCATTATCCGGGGAACGGAACGGCGGCTCCAATTGGGGAAATCCACACATGAATAAGATCCTGGTTGTCGGGGCCGGCTCCTGGGGCACGGCCTTTGCAGATTACCTCGCGCGTACACTCGGGCCCGTGCGGATTTGGGTACGCGAAGAAGAGGTGCTCCGCTCCATACGTGAAAACAAAGAGAACACACGCTTTCTTGCCGGTTTTCCCCTGTCGCGGAACCTGGTGGCCGTGGATGATTTGGAAACAGAGGCGGCAAATGCCGACATTCTGGTTCATGCGGTTCCATCCAAGTTCTCCCGCGGCATTTTTGAACGCCTGCGCGCCGTATTTGATCACCAGGTGATCGTCAACCTGAGCAAGGGTTTTGAAGCTTCTTCATTGATGACCCTTTCTCAATTGGCCCGGGACGTAATGGGCGACCGCATCATCAGTCAGTGGGTCACCATTTCCGGGCCCTCATTCGCGCGTGAGCTGGCCCAGCACCACCCCACCGCGGTAGTCGCCGTTTCCCACATCGACACCCTGCTGGAGGATATTCAGCAATCCTTCTCTTCTCCACACCTGCGCATCTACCGCAACACTGATCTGGCGGGCATTGAGGTGGCCGCATCCATGAAAAACGTCATGGCCATCGCTTCCGGGATCATCCATGGATCCGGATACGGGTACAATACCACTGCATCCCTCATCACCCGCGCCACCGTGGAAATCGCTCGCCTGGGGGGACGATTGGGCGGACGCAAAGAGACATTCTGGGGCCTGGCCGGTATCGGCGACCTCATGCTTACCTGTTTTGGACCCCTGTCACGCAATTTTCAACTCGGGGTGCAAGTGGCTTCCGGGCGTAGCCTGAACGAGATCGAAGACGAGATGGTCATGATCGCCGAGGGCGTGGAAACCACGCGTGCCGCATACAACCTGGCCAAGCGGCTCGAGATTGAAATGCCCATTACCGAAAAAGTATATGAAGTCCTGTTCCAGAATAAAAACCCACGCTCCGCCCTTCAGGAACTCATGCAACGGAGACTGAAACCCGAGTGA